The sequence tttttttttttttttttttttttcttgggagaAAAAAGCCTGCCGACGGCAGCTCGGAGTCCCTGCTCACCCTGCAcagcgcggggctgggggctgccggcaGCGAGCGCTGCCCAGCATGACTTATATCGAACTTTATGGCCAGCCTCGTCAGTGCCTCACAaacatggggggggggaatccTTCCACCTGGCTGGGCACCCCCCCTGTTCCACATCAACTAGGGAGGAGGcagacaaaaattaaatgaaatcagcCCATTCTGCAGGCTGTGTTTACTGGTGCCTGCATCCAACGGGATGCCGCGCCGGGGCTACGGGGATCTCGGCAAAGGGCTCAGCGCAGTGCTGCCGAGGGGATTTGAGCTCATTTTGGGGCACATCTGAGGAACCCTGGGTGTGCGTTAAGAGGGAATTACTGCCCCCCAAATCCAGCCCACCCCGCAAGCCATGGGAAGAGGAAgtccataggaaaaaaaaaaaaaaaaaaaaaagacaaaaaaagcaaaaaccaacaGGCTAAAATAAGATGTGCCTTACAGAAGTCATGCCCAGCACAGACGCAAGGCCCTGTGCCGAGCCTCTCTGAAAAAACAACTTGTATTTGCCAGGACAAACCATAAAAACGAGCTGCCATGGTGCTCGGGGCCGAAGGGAGCCGGGGGGctcgcagccccccagcactCCGGCTGCAGCCCCGCACTGGCCGTGCTTCTGTGGCCGAGCAAGCCCCGAGCTGACCGAGGGGCCGCATCCAGCGCAGCCTCCCTCGCTGTGCTGATCTCCCCACCCTGCAGCTAAAAAGACGCCAAACGCCTTAGAAAATCCGCCTGTGTTCGGAGGGGCTGGCCCTCCACCAGGCAGAGCGCCCCGGCTCCGGCACCTCCGGCAGCATCGCAGAAGTGGCTGAGAGAAATTTGTCTGCACGCAGCGAGGCCTAGGGAGAAAAGGATGAcattcctccctcctcccctaaCTCATCCATAAATATTTGAAACTCCTTCAGCAGTAATTTGGGGTTTCGGCCAATGCTCCAATTCCCTTATTTCCTACACATAAATCAACAGAGATATTTGCTGGGCAACAGTGATTTATATTTAATCACTGATAAAAATGCCCCGAGTAAAATGTAGTTTTGAACAGTTTAGGAAATTTGTAACATGTAAACTGAGAGCAGCTGGTATAATCCGTGGGTTACTTCTGCAAGTGACGTGCCTTTTGTAAACGGtttattcatatttatgaaGCACTAAATAGATCCGAATACGTTTCTAAATAACATTATAAAGCATCTGACAAAACGCAGTGTTATCTCGAAATACTCAGCTTGTTCCTGCGAGGAGCCAGCACGGAGCATGTTAAAATATGGCAAGAATTTCAAACAATGCACGAGCTGCATGGGCTTCGTAAGGATGGTACTTATCATACGATAAAGCCTGGGTCCGCTAACACAgttttcactttaaaagaaaaggttacTAATTTGTTACGTTGGCTTACCGCAGATTTCAAAGGTTTGTAAGCACCAGCTTAAACCCAGAATTTTTTAAAGTCTGCCCAGATTTTCTCTTCTTGCCTAGCAGCAAATCTCTCCACTCTCCTTGTCTGGGTGGGAGGCTCCACTCGCAGCTGGCCATCCTCCGGTCCAGCACAGGGATTTTCCAACAATTCCGCTAAGTCGCCCTCTGACTTTGCAAGGGGAACCTATCGGAGGCAAAAATTGATTTCCCCCCCACAACacaccccaccccacctcccCTCATTATACTGCCAAAACCGCTTCCTACAGATAATATCTAGTTAGACAGACGTCACGGAAGGGGAGAAGGAGCGACCGCACCTCTCCCGGCATGTACGGCTGTCGACACGTTACATGACACACgtaattaaaaatgtcagcCAGAGccgcgggggcggccggggcccTGTGGCCTGCGCGAAGCCTCCTCCACCTGCGGCCTCCCGCCTTGCCACGCGCCCCAGCCTCTCGCTCGCCGGGTCGACGGCAACGCGGCGACGTCCCATGCCTTCGCTCGCTCGGCCCGTTGGCCGCCGCCGTCCCGCCCAGCTCCGATGCAGCTGTTTTAATACCTCCCAAGGGTTTTGCGCCGAAAATAATAGCTCCCACAACCTCGCTTCTCCCAGGTTCTACTATTTCAGCTTTACGCCCCCGACAGCTGCTCCGCGTCTTTGTCCACAGCGCGACGGCGGCGAGGGGGTCCGACTTCTACCTACGGAcccaaggaggtggtggtggtggtggtggtggtggtggtgatggtggggGTCAAGGAGCAGCCCCCGCCCTCGGTACCGGGGCTGGACCCTGTCCCGCCGGGTCAAGGCGCCCACCGGGGGGGCGGCAGCGGCAGCCAAGTGCAtggccccgccgcgccgcgcccggccccgccaccCTCTGCTGATCAAAGTAGGAAGTTTTCATGACAACCGGAGTCAAAGGGCCTGCATCGCAAATGAACTCGATTTCTGCGATGTTGATATATCCCGGCTCTATTGTCTCTTTTCAGACACAGTATGAACCCTTCCGGTCTCAATGATTACATTACAGAAGCACTTTCACATGTGTGCTTCGTTTGCACAAAGGGTTTCCTTGCTCCACCACCATCTGGCCACAAATCAGATAAATAAAGGCAggagaattaaaattaaagcttagaggtttttttcccctctgtcgTCTTCTTCAACCATTATGAaacccctccctcccccc comes from Aythya fuligula isolate bAytFul2 chromosome 2, bAytFul2.pri, whole genome shotgun sequence and encodes:
- the CNPY1 gene encoding LOW QUALITY PROTEIN: protein canopy homolog 1 (The sequence of the model RefSeq protein was modified relative to this genomic sequence to represent the inferred CDS: substituted 1 base at 1 genomic stop codon); translated protein: MGRRRVAVDPASERLGRVARREAVPLAKSEGDLAELLENPCAGPEDGQLRVEPPTQTRRVERFAARQEEKIWADFKKFWVXAGAYKPLKSAGESLVEEPEDEIFSLIAQEADYLADKLCSEKSGIRLGCADFHKIDI